A window from Musa acuminata AAA Group cultivar baxijiao chromosome BXJ3-10, Cavendish_Baxijiao_AAA, whole genome shotgun sequence encodes these proteins:
- the LOC135581700 gene encoding NAC domain-containing protein 35-like isoform X2, translated as MEEDEGKDGHENDVVMPGFRFHPTEEELIEFYLRRKVEGKRFNVELITLLDLYHYDPWELPALAAIGEKEWFFYVPRDRKYRNGDRPNRVTASGYWKATGADRTIRNESNRSIGLKKTLVFYSGKAPKGIRSSWIMNEYRLPHSDTDQYRKAEISICRVYKRAGVEDHHRLPATLASRSSSSRGTAAVETAQHARGGRYALPKPIVYGSTSSVANSLSSTTTSTEEDGASFRRSNNNIAGLTPTLSILTSTGPSMATHMIDELNRLVGFNENYVNNPNQLLHLPSQAQLLPFNALPLPLPAASDKLWEWNPLQEMGREYYAEFE; from the exons ATGGAGGAAGATGAAGGCAAGGACGGGCACGAGAACGACGTCGTCATGCCTGGATTCCGCTTCCATCCAACCGAGGAGGAGCTGATCGAGTTCTACCTCCGCCGGAAGGTGGAGGGCAAGCGCTTCAACGTGGAACTCATAACCCTCCTCGATCTCTACCACTATGACCCCTGGGAGCTCCCAG CTCTCGCTGCGATTGGGGAGAAGGAGTGGTTCTTCTACGTTCCCAGAGACCGCAAGTACAGGAACGGCGATCGGCCCAACCGGGTGACGGCATCGGGGTACTGGAAGGCCACCGGAGCGGACCGGACGATCCGAAACGAGAGCAATCGTTCGATCGGACTGAAGAAGACGCTGGTGTTCTACTCCGGCAAGGCTCCGAAAGGCATCCGATCCAGCTGGATAATGAACGAGTACCGGTTGCCACACAGCGACACCGATCAGTACAGGAAG GCTGAGATATCGATCTGCCGTGTCTACAAACGAGCCGGCGTCGAAGATCATCACCGACTCCCTGCCACGCTTGCCTCCAGGTCGTCTTCTTCTCGAGGCACAGCAGCGGTGGAGACCGCGCAACACGCACGAGGTGGACGATACGCGCTACCTAAACCCATCGTCTATGGATCAACATCTTCGGTGGCCAATTCACTGAGTTCGACCACCACATCAACCGAAGAAGACGGCGCGTCGTTCCGCCGCTCCAACAACAACATCGCCGGTCTCACCCCGACGCTCTCCATTCTGACCTCCACCGGCCCTTCCATGGCCACTCACATGATCGACGAACTCAACAGGTTAGTAGGCTTCAACGAGAACTACGTGAACAACCCCAACCAGCTTCTCCACCTGCCTTCCCAAGCCCAGCTTCTTCCCTTCAATGCTTTGCCTCTACCACTGCCCGCCGCTTCAGACAAGCTCTGGGAGTGGAATCCCCTTCAAGAGATGGGTAGGGAATACTACGCCGAGTTCGAGTGA
- the LOC103999964 gene encoding guanosine nucleotide diphosphate dissociation inhibitor At5g09550 isoform X2, producing the protein MDEEYDVIVLGTGLKECILSGLLSVDGFKVLHMDRNGYYGGESTSLNLVQLWKRFRGSDKPPAYLGPSRDYNVDMIPKIHKVPATDMEALKSSLMGLFEKRRARNFFIYVQNYDESDPKTHEGLNLSRVTTRQLISKYGLNDNTAEFIGHALALHRDDQYLNEPALDTVKRMKMYAASLSRFQGGSPYIYPLYGLGELPQAFARLSAAYGGTYMLNKPECKVEFDMRGKAYGVTSEGTTARCKKVVCDPSYLPNKVRKVGKVARAIAIMSHPIPDTNRSHSVQIILPQKQLGRKSDMYLFCCSYLHKVAPKGKFIAFVSTEAETDRPEVELKPGIDLLGPVDELFFETYDRYKPINTPSSDHCFISTSHDATTHFESTVMDVLSMYSMITGKTIDLNMDPSAAGIAIE; encoded by the exons ATGGATGAAGAATACGACGTGATCGTCCTCGGAACCGGTCTCAAGGAGTGCATCCTCAGTGGCCTGCTCTCCGTGGATGGCTTCAAG GTACTGCATATGGATAGGAATGGTTACTATGGGGGAGAGTCAACCTCACTCAATCTCGTCCAG CTCTGGAAAAGGTTCAGGGGTAGCGATAAGCCTCCAGCATATCTGGGGCCTAGCAGAGATTACAATGTTGACATGATTCCAAAG ATCCACAAGGTTCCTGCCACTGACATGGAGGCACTGAAGTCTTCATTAATGGGGCTGTTTGAGAAGCGTCGAGCTCGAAATTTCTTCATTTATGTCCAAAATTATGATGAAAGTGACCCCAAAACACATGAAGGATTGAACCTTTCGAGAGTGACTACAAGACAACTTATCTC AAAATATGGTTTGAATGACAACACAGCTGAGTTCATCGGCCATGCGTTGGCCCTTCATAGGGATGATCAATATCTAAATGAACCTGCTCTTGATACTGTGAAAAGGATGAAG ATGTATGCAGCATCCTTATCACGATTCCAAGGAGGCTCACCATACATATATCCTTTGTACGGATTAGGAGAGCTACCCCAG GCTTTTGCACGCCTTAGTGCTGCTTATGGTGGCACATACATGTTGAATAAACCAGAATGCAAG GTTGAATTTGATATGAGAGGAAAAGCTTATGGTGTGACATCCGAAGGAACAACTGCTCGATGCAAGAAAGTTGTCTGTGATCCTTCTTACTTACCAAACAAG GTAAGGAAGGTAGGGAAGGTTGCAAGGGCTATTGCTATTATGAGCCATCCGATACCGGATACCAACCGGTCTCACTCGGTTCAGATTATATTGCCGCAGAAGCAACTTGGACGCAAGTCTGACAT GTATCTCTTTTGTTGTTCTTACTTGCACAAAGTTGCCCCCAAAGGGAAGTTTATTGCCTTTGTCTCGACGGAGGCTGAGACTGATAGGCCAGAGGTGGAACTGAAGCCTGGAATTGATCTTCTTGGACCAGTAGATGAGTTATTCTTTGAAACTTATGATAGATACAAGCCTATCAACACACCCTCATCCGATCATTGCTTCATCTCAACC AGTCATGATGCTACAACTCACTTTGAGTCAACTGTCATGGATGTGCTGTCCATGTACTCCATGATCACTGGAAAG ACAATTGATCTCAACATGGATCCAAGTGCTGCTGGTATTGCCATAGAATGA
- the LOC103999964 gene encoding guanosine nucleotide diphosphate dissociation inhibitor 2 isoform X1: MDEEYDVIVLGTGLKECILSGLLSVDGFKVLHMDRNGYYGGESTSLNLVQLWKRFRGSDKPPAYLGPSRDYNVDMIPKFMMANGTLMCTLVHTNVTKYLSFKTVDGSYVFNKGKIHKVPATDMEALKSSLMGLFEKRRARNFFIYVQNYDESDPKTHEGLNLSRVTTRQLISKYGLNDNTAEFIGHALALHRDDQYLNEPALDTVKRMKMYAASLSRFQGGSPYIYPLYGLGELPQAFARLSAAYGGTYMLNKPECKVEFDMRGKAYGVTSEGTTARCKKVVCDPSYLPNKVRKVGKVARAIAIMSHPIPDTNRSHSVQIILPQKQLGRKSDMYLFCCSYLHKVAPKGKFIAFVSTEAETDRPEVELKPGIDLLGPVDELFFETYDRYKPINTPSSDHCFISTSHDATTHFESTVMDVLSMYSMITGKTIDLNMDPSAAGIAIE, encoded by the exons ATGGATGAAGAATACGACGTGATCGTCCTCGGAACCGGTCTCAAGGAGTGCATCCTCAGTGGCCTGCTCTCCGTGGATGGCTTCAAG GTACTGCATATGGATAGGAATGGTTACTATGGGGGAGAGTCAACCTCACTCAATCTCGTCCAG CTCTGGAAAAGGTTCAGGGGTAGCGATAAGCCTCCAGCATATCTGGGGCCTAGCAGAGATTACAATGTTGACATGATTCCAAAG TTTATGATGGCTAATGGTACTTTGATGTGCACACTTGTACACACCAATGTCACGAAATATCTTTCTTTCAAAACTGTGGATGGTAGCTACGTCTTTAACAAAGGAAAG ATCCACAAGGTTCCTGCCACTGACATGGAGGCACTGAAGTCTTCATTAATGGGGCTGTTTGAGAAGCGTCGAGCTCGAAATTTCTTCATTTATGTCCAAAATTATGATGAAAGTGACCCCAAAACACATGAAGGATTGAACCTTTCGAGAGTGACTACAAGACAACTTATCTC AAAATATGGTTTGAATGACAACACAGCTGAGTTCATCGGCCATGCGTTGGCCCTTCATAGGGATGATCAATATCTAAATGAACCTGCTCTTGATACTGTGAAAAGGATGAAG ATGTATGCAGCATCCTTATCACGATTCCAAGGAGGCTCACCATACATATATCCTTTGTACGGATTAGGAGAGCTACCCCAG GCTTTTGCACGCCTTAGTGCTGCTTATGGTGGCACATACATGTTGAATAAACCAGAATGCAAG GTTGAATTTGATATGAGAGGAAAAGCTTATGGTGTGACATCCGAAGGAACAACTGCTCGATGCAAGAAAGTTGTCTGTGATCCTTCTTACTTACCAAACAAG GTAAGGAAGGTAGGGAAGGTTGCAAGGGCTATTGCTATTATGAGCCATCCGATACCGGATACCAACCGGTCTCACTCGGTTCAGATTATATTGCCGCAGAAGCAACTTGGACGCAAGTCTGACAT GTATCTCTTTTGTTGTTCTTACTTGCACAAAGTTGCCCCCAAAGGGAAGTTTATTGCCTTTGTCTCGACGGAGGCTGAGACTGATAGGCCAGAGGTGGAACTGAAGCCTGGAATTGATCTTCTTGGACCAGTAGATGAGTTATTCTTTGAAACTTATGATAGATACAAGCCTATCAACACACCCTCATCCGATCATTGCTTCATCTCAACC AGTCATGATGCTACAACTCACTTTGAGTCAACTGTCATGGATGTGCTGTCCATGTACTCCATGATCACTGGAAAG ACAATTGATCTCAACATGGATCCAAGTGCTGCTGGTATTGCCATAGAATGA
- the LOC135581700 gene encoding NAC domain-containing protein 35-like isoform X1, with amino-acid sequence MAIAAAMEEDEGKDGHENDVVMPGFRFHPTEEELIEFYLRRKVEGKRFNVELITLLDLYHYDPWELPALAAIGEKEWFFYVPRDRKYRNGDRPNRVTASGYWKATGADRTIRNESNRSIGLKKTLVFYSGKAPKGIRSSWIMNEYRLPHSDTDQYRKAEISICRVYKRAGVEDHHRLPATLASRSSSSRGTAAVETAQHARGGRYALPKPIVYGSTSSVANSLSSTTTSTEEDGASFRRSNNNIAGLTPTLSILTSTGPSMATHMIDELNRLVGFNENYVNNPNQLLHLPSQAQLLPFNALPLPLPAASDKLWEWNPLQEMGREYYAEFE; translated from the exons ATGGCAATTGCAGCAGCCATGGAGGAAGATGAAGGCAAGGACGGGCACGAGAACGACGTCGTCATGCCTGGATTCCGCTTCCATCCAACCGAGGAGGAGCTGATCGAGTTCTACCTCCGCCGGAAGGTGGAGGGCAAGCGCTTCAACGTGGAACTCATAACCCTCCTCGATCTCTACCACTATGACCCCTGGGAGCTCCCAG CTCTCGCTGCGATTGGGGAGAAGGAGTGGTTCTTCTACGTTCCCAGAGACCGCAAGTACAGGAACGGCGATCGGCCCAACCGGGTGACGGCATCGGGGTACTGGAAGGCCACCGGAGCGGACCGGACGATCCGAAACGAGAGCAATCGTTCGATCGGACTGAAGAAGACGCTGGTGTTCTACTCCGGCAAGGCTCCGAAAGGCATCCGATCCAGCTGGATAATGAACGAGTACCGGTTGCCACACAGCGACACCGATCAGTACAGGAAG GCTGAGATATCGATCTGCCGTGTCTACAAACGAGCCGGCGTCGAAGATCATCACCGACTCCCTGCCACGCTTGCCTCCAGGTCGTCTTCTTCTCGAGGCACAGCAGCGGTGGAGACCGCGCAACACGCACGAGGTGGACGATACGCGCTACCTAAACCCATCGTCTATGGATCAACATCTTCGGTGGCCAATTCACTGAGTTCGACCACCACATCAACCGAAGAAGACGGCGCGTCGTTCCGCCGCTCCAACAACAACATCGCCGGTCTCACCCCGACGCTCTCCATTCTGACCTCCACCGGCCCTTCCATGGCCACTCACATGATCGACGAACTCAACAGGTTAGTAGGCTTCAACGAGAACTACGTGAACAACCCCAACCAGCTTCTCCACCTGCCTTCCCAAGCCCAGCTTCTTCCCTTCAATGCTTTGCCTCTACCACTGCCCGCCGCTTCAGACAAGCTCTGGGAGTGGAATCCCCTTCAAGAGATGGGTAGGGAATACTACGCCGAGTTCGAGTGA
- the LOC135651804 gene encoding uncharacterized protein LOC135651804 has translation MASSDEPEAVERKYKKEDKKEDEHEEKEGFIEKVKDFIHDIGEKIEEAIGFGKPTADVSGVHLPCINLHKAEIVIDVLIKNPNPIPIPLVDIDYLIESDGRKLVSGLIPDAGTVHAHGSETVKIPVTLIYDDIKNTYHDIKPGSIIPYRIRVALIVDVPIFGRLTLPLEKTGEIPIPYKPDVDIEKIRFEKFSFEETIANLHLKLENKNDFDLGLNALDYEIWLSDVSIGTAELTKSTNIEKNGITKMEIPISFRPKDFGSALWDMIRGRGIGYTMKGNIDVDTPFGNMKLPISKEGGTTRLKKGKNGEDDDDDDDED, from the exons ATGGCATCCTCTGATGAACCAGAAGCCGTTGAAAGGAAATATAAGAAGGAAGATAAGAAGGAAGATGAGCACGAAGAGAAGGAAGGTTTCATCGAGAAAGTCAAGGACTTtattcatgatataggtgagaagATCGAAGAGGCAATAGGTTTTGGAAAGCCGACTGCTGATGTCAGTGGAGTCCATCTTCCATGTATCAATCTACATAAGGCAGAAATTGTCATCGATGTGCTGATTAAGAACCCTAATCCCATTCCGATACCTCTTGTAGACATAGATTACTTAATAGAAAGTGATGGAAGGAAGCTTGTCTCTGGACTAATCCCTGATGCTGGAACGGTCCATGCGCATGGATCAGAGACTGTCAAGATACCGGTAACTTTGATTTATGATGATATTAAGAACACTTACCATGACATCAAGCCTGGAAGTATCATTCCTTACAGAATCAGGGTTGCTCTCATCGTGGATGTGCCAATTTTCGGAAGGCTTACCCTGCCTCTAGAGAAGACTGGCGAGATCCCCATACCGTACAAGCCAGACGTTGATATTGAGAAGATACGCTTTGAAAAGTTCTCATTCGAAGAAACAATAGCAAACCTCCACCTGAAATTAGAGAACAAGAATGACTTTGACCTTGGACTAAATGCACTGGACTATGAAATATGGCTCTCTGATGTTAGTATTGGAACTGCAGAGCTCACCAAATCTACAAATATAGAAAAAAATGGAATCACTAAGATGGAGATTCCTATTTCTTTCCGGCCCAAGGACTTTGGTTCTGCACTCTGGGATATGATCAGGGGAAGGGGAATTGGTTATACCATGAAAGGGAATATTGACGTGGACACTCCATTTGGAAACATGAAGTTACCCATCAGCAAAGAAGGTGGAACAACCCGCCTTAAGAAAGGTAAAAATGGAGAAGATGATGACGATGACGACGATGAG GATTAA